The region GGTGCACCAGGCCGGAATATCGGTGCGCGGCCGGACTGTTCCCGAAGACGGCATGGCGCTTCAGGATTACGAGCATCACGTGGTGAACTGGCCGGCGGAACTTCCCGACGGCGATTGAGCTTTGTCCGCCTGGCGTCATTCGGACGAAACGTAGTGTCTCTCCATCAGCAAGCGAGCAGATAGGCTTCCACGTGTCGCCGCAGCCTGGCCTCCAGCGCGGCGCGATCGGTCAATTGATGACTTTTCAAGAGGATCGCCCCGTGGATCATGAAGGCGATCAGTCCATCGACCAATTCCGCCGGAGAGCGGTCTTGCCGCAAGGCCGGACGGACGGCTTCGTCAGCCTGCCAGGTTCCCAGATATGAGGCCAGATCCGCATCGAGCGCCCCGAGCGTCTCGACGAATTCCGCAGCGCAATTGGGTTTCGTCACGCCGATATTGTCCAGGAACAGACGCAGGATCGTCGGGCTGTCCGTGATCACCGCAATGAAGG is a window of Roseibium salinum DNA encoding:
- a CDS encoding TetR/AcrR family transcriptional regulator, with the translated sequence MTRKPQQRSVATRARVLQAARELTHRHGLEQVTAESVAVEAGVAKGTVFAHFGDMDGLLSHVLLDRLNALHSTQEEEAASAEMPADPVGNLLRRIMAFIAVITDSPTILRLFLDNIGVTKPNCAAEFVETLGALDADLASYLGTWQADEAVRPALRQDRSPAELVDGLIAFMIHGAILLKSHQLTDRAALEARLRRHVEAYLLAC